One part of the Acinetobacter sp. XS-4 genome encodes these proteins:
- a CDS encoding TonB-dependent receptor — MGNKIKSNKLFTRKSEVKNIIPLLSLGGAIILSNSAFAASPTEATDTEKKPEALPTITITASRADELSTSAKQVTKLDEKQIELLRNGSSGSIATVLAKAVPGLSDSSRTITDYGQTLRGRNALILVDGVPMNLTRDTSRGLSAIDPESIANIEVIRGSNAIYGGGAAGGIISITTKAAGGEPTAKTVIGLQTPLTNFRSDALGGDIHQYFTGSFNAFDYAFDFGYQRIGSPYDASGDRVAPEPSQGDLYDSDGYSVGGKLGYHIDDNQYLQFAANYYNAEQDSDYASDPSVKKAPAGTVPAKAIKGLKLKDQNKNENQIYNLTYTNKDLLGNKVDAQIYYRDFFTRFSPFDARGNANRGKQVDQIYQENNVLGSRLTVTTPLEFLGDTSLVWGGDFSREKSEMPLDIFDPQIYDQSGGLEFVKTGKLIYLPELTTQSVGGFVQLKHRFNDQWSAEAGTRYEDSYAQIDSFVPLSQLGKTNPYTVPGGKVKADAWLYNANVTFSPNDQNSIYASFNQGFQLPDVGLIIRNAGEGFNLGSSFLEPVKVDNYELGWKGNFNNFSSSLAVFHSTSDLGAVQSFNNGLVLARTKEKVTGVEATLDYLDDANVWGTGGSVTWMKGREKPQNGSEQDMTGFRIPPLKLTAYVSYSPTETWTNRLQATYFGSEDYRLNGVNGFGRYDVKSYTTADLISSFALNKKDTVTIGLENMFNRKYYPLYSQLLRTSDNTSHLVANGATLKVTYSHKW, encoded by the coding sequence ATGGGAAATAAGATAAAAAGTAATAAGCTTTTTACGAGGAAGTCTGAAGTTAAAAATATCATTCCACTTCTTTCACTTGGTGGGGCCATTATTCTTTCAAACTCGGCATTTGCTGCTTCACCTACTGAAGCCACAGACACAGAAAAGAAACCTGAAGCACTCCCTACAATTACAATCACTGCTTCACGTGCAGATGAACTCTCTACCTCTGCTAAGCAAGTCACCAAGTTAGATGAAAAACAAATTGAACTTTTAAGAAATGGTTCATCTGGAAGTATTGCAACTGTTTTAGCAAAAGCTGTACCGGGACTTTCGGACTCAAGCCGAACCATTACCGATTATGGTCAAACCTTACGTGGTCGTAATGCCCTCATCTTGGTCGATGGCGTGCCGATGAACCTTACACGCGATACATCACGTGGACTTTCAGCAATTGACCCTGAAAGTATTGCGAACATTGAAGTGATTCGCGGCAGTAACGCAATTTATGGCGGTGGCGCTGCGGGGGGTATTATTTCAATTACCACAAAAGCTGCGGGTGGTGAACCTACTGCAAAAACCGTCATTGGACTACAAACGCCTTTAACGAATTTCCGTTCTGATGCTTTGGGTGGAGATATTCATCAATATTTCACAGGCAGCTTTAATGCCTTTGATTATGCATTCGACTTTGGTTATCAACGTATTGGTAGCCCATACGATGCAAGTGGTGACCGTGTTGCACCCGAACCAAGTCAGGGCGACCTTTATGATTCTGATGGTTACAGCGTAGGCGGTAAACTGGGTTACCATATTGATGACAATCAATATCTACAATTTGCTGCAAACTACTATAATGCCGAGCAAGACTCAGATTATGCATCTGACCCAAGTGTTAAAAAAGCTCCTGCAGGAACTGTACCAGCGAAAGCCATTAAAGGTTTAAAGCTCAAAGACCAAAATAAAAATGAAAACCAGATATACAATTTAACCTATACCAATAAAGACTTATTAGGTAATAAGGTTGATGCTCAAATTTATTACCGCGACTTCTTTACCCGTTTTTCACCATTTGATGCCCGTGGAAATGCGAACCGCGGCAAACAAGTTGACCAGATTTATCAAGAAAATAACGTACTCGGTAGCCGCTTAACTGTGACCACACCGCTTGAGTTTTTAGGCGATACCTCATTGGTTTGGGGTGGCGACTTCAGCCGTGAAAAAAGCGAAATGCCTTTAGATATTTTTGACCCACAAATTTATGATCAATCAGGTGGTCTAGAATTTGTAAAAACTGGCAAGCTCATTTATTTACCCGAACTCACCACACAAAGTGTTGGTGGCTTTGTACAGTTAAAACACCGCTTTAATGATCAATGGTCAGCAGAAGCTGGGACACGCTATGAAGACAGTTATGCTCAAATTGATAGCTTTGTTCCATTATCACAATTAGGCAAAACTAACCCTTACACTGTTCCGGGCGGAAAAGTGAAAGCTGATGCATGGTTATACAATGCTAATGTGACTTTCTCTCCAAATGATCAAAACTCGATTTACGCATCGTTTAACCAAGGTTTCCAGTTACCTGATGTCGGTTTGATTATCCGTAATGCTGGTGAAGGTTTTAACCTTGGGTCATCATTCTTAGAGCCAGTAAAAGTTGATAACTATGAACTCGGCTGGAAAGGAAACTTCAATAACTTCTCATCAAGCTTAGCTGTATTCCACTCAACTTCTGACCTTGGTGCTGTGCAATCTTTTAACAATGGTTTAGTACTGGCTAGAACCAAAGAGAAAGTAACTGGTGTAGAAGCAACTCTTGATTATCTTGACGATGCAAATGTTTGGGGAACTGGCGGTAGTGTTACGTGGATGAAAGGTCGTGAAAAACCTCAAAACGGTTCTGAACAAGACATGACAGGTTTCCGTATTCCACCATTAAAACTCACAGCTTACGTTTCTTATAGCCCAACAGAAACTTGGACCAACCGCCTACAAGCAACTTACTTCGGCTCAGAAGATTACCGCTTAAATGGTGTAAATGGTTTTGGCCGCTACGATGTAAAATCATATACAACAGCAGATTTAATTAGTAGCTTTGCACTTAACAAAAAAGACACTGTAACGATTGGTTTAGAGAATATGTTTAACCGCAAGTACTATCCTCTCTATAGTCAATTATTAAGAACGAGTGATAACACCAGCCACTTAGTCGCAAATGGTGCAACACTTAAAGTGACTTATAGTCATAAGTGGTAA
- a CDS encoding aldolase/citrate lyase family protein, producing the protein MNKHSISFKKRIANSETLYGIFCSVASPINVEQMALAGYDFIIIDLEHTLFSTSQVETMILAARAMSLDVFVRVPLNANHLVLPLLDAGVTGIVFPRIENANQAQEAVNYCHYMPLGQRGLNSTRLNRYGMDDLASFVEQAANETVVIAMIESLAGLEQLDEILKVDGIDIILEGAADLSQSMGMPWQTSHPKVKEKVQEMYVKTKNSQKQFCAIPRQPEDITAWKQQSVQLFVLGDDRSIIRRAHQNHLNAFKEI; encoded by the coding sequence ATGAATAAGCATTCGATTTCTTTTAAGAAACGAATAGCAAATAGTGAGACGCTCTACGGAATATTTTGTTCCGTAGCTTCTCCAATTAATGTTGAACAAATGGCACTTGCGGGCTACGACTTTATTATTATCGACTTGGAGCATACTTTATTTAGTACGTCTCAAGTCGAGACCATGATTTTAGCCGCTAGAGCCATGAGCCTCGATGTCTTTGTGAGAGTACCGTTAAACGCTAACCACCTAGTTCTACCTCTGCTCGATGCAGGGGTAACGGGTATTGTGTTTCCGCGTATTGAAAATGCTAATCAGGCACAAGAGGCTGTGAACTATTGTCATTATATGCCGCTTGGTCAAAGAGGACTGAATTCAACAAGGTTAAATCGATATGGCATGGATGATTTAGCTAGTTTTGTTGAACAAGCGGCAAACGAGACAGTTGTCATTGCTATGATTGAAAGCTTAGCAGGACTAGAACAACTTGATGAAATTTTAAAAGTTGACGGGATTGATATTATTCTTGAAGGTGCTGCCGACCTTTCCCAATCTATGGGAATGCCATGGCAAACCAGCCATCCAAAGGTGAAAGAAAAAGTCCAAGAGATGTATGTAAAGACTAAAAATAGCCAAAAGCAGTTCTGTGCTATTCCCCGACAACCTGAAGATATTACTGCCTGGAAACAACAGTCTGTTCAGCTTTTTGTACTCGGTGATGATCGAAGCATTATTCGCCGTGCCCATCAAAATCACCTAAATGCTTTTAAAGAAATCTGA
- a CDS encoding IucA/IucC family protein: MNSIITTDAWSYKLFEQYLNTFFRELKVNLEEHIIPAQDSPLFTLYAERPDTLYFAYTFNASNMVIYGAVQHLSTTGYHRYQRGFVLQNLTDNTFDSLTDPKKLVKFITDELNSLFKDKNQNKNLYSDIANSIENTKFFLENRPSQTGSKALSGFQATEQGMLYGHPFHVTSKANLGFSKEDMKKYSPELGASFQLHYFAVHSSLIEKLVSETEPSHHIENEVLETAKEHLQENFINYELMPTHPWQANFLLQHPSLKKHLDSQDVIYLGALGQTVWPTSSVRTVWLPQSNLFLKLSIDVRITSFIRNNPMDEMERAIDASKIIINHKINEQYPDLVILPELEAKTVKIPELESSFGIIYRAGLTPDVLENTRMLGGLVEENENHEIPLFSFIQQAAPNQNLQSNDAKDFITFWWKQYVKVSLIPLIELFANKGISVEAHMQNSLMEFKNGYPHRLILRDMEGISIVPEMIEDDSSISEDSTVWFSQKDAWTFLKYYLVINHIAHLISAIARVTAIEESELWQATRLTLTQENFTAKGQQYCDLLINSLTLPIKANMLNTLYHSGGNPIWIEVENPIYKYRGAEALCPLQPTQQTNYKTLAENRVMGQLLEALIFENTFKYEFSKGQIKFYISDTVFYTCAAKQHFSFKRIKLNPSSLVRSDITLDAETHPNLKTLLADLKNIIEADPVKWQNFNDELNLTYVKHAQTLSQAPAQPLRNLPYLEQEARITNAHLYHPSFKSRIGFDLKENQKYAPELSEGFTVQWVATHNSLCKLVLSETINLEQLYKQHFSEKDLQAINDQLKEQNVDFKDYILTPIHPWQWDKIIELYYQDAISNQLIIPLDIEGPTYLPQQSIRTLSNISDISALSLKLAMNLVNTSTSRVLAPHTVQNAAKMSDWLYNIVEQDHILEKQRKPVILREIGGLSVNQQIALPVQYGALACIWRESIYSYLKDGESATPVTGLMQLDTDQKPLIDEWIQEYGIEFWLEKLLTNAYLPIMHILWCHGLALESHAQNMVLIHKNGLPVKAALKDFHDGIRFSRHLLREPNLLPNLQDAPKEHAKINPNSFLETHSPNELRDFTQDALWFVNLAELAIFLNEHYDFDEIKFWTMLRSIINQHKEAHPEFAERYELFNFTDDTIDIEQLASRRFLPEIRLRVQTTPNPLSLIKEIEYE; encoded by the coding sequence ATGAACTCAATTATTACAACAGATGCATGGTCTTATAAACTTTTCGAACAGTACCTGAATACTTTCTTTCGTGAACTCAAAGTGAATCTTGAAGAGCACATTATCCCCGCTCAAGACTCTCCTTTATTCACACTATATGCGGAGCGCCCAGACACCCTGTATTTTGCTTATACATTTAATGCATCTAACATGGTTATTTATGGCGCAGTTCAACACTTATCCACCACTGGTTATCACAGATATCAGCGTGGTTTTGTCCTGCAAAATTTAACCGATAATACGTTTGACTCACTAACAGACCCTAAAAAATTAGTGAAGTTCATTACAGATGAGTTGAATAGTCTATTTAAAGACAAAAACCAGAATAAGAATCTGTATTCCGATATTGCCAATAGTATCGAGAATACAAAATTCTTTTTAGAAAATAGACCCTCTCAAACAGGATCTAAAGCATTGAGTGGTTTTCAGGCAACCGAACAAGGGATGTTATATGGACACCCTTTTCATGTGACCTCTAAAGCCAATTTAGGTTTTTCTAAAGAAGACATGAAAAAGTATAGCCCTGAGCTAGGCGCAAGTTTCCAACTCCACTACTTCGCGGTTCATTCTTCTTTAATCGAAAAGCTGGTCAGCGAGACCGAACCTTCTCACCATATTGAAAATGAAGTTTTAGAAACGGCAAAAGAGCATTTGCAAGAGAACTTCATAAACTATGAGCTCATGCCAACCCACCCTTGGCAAGCTAATTTCTTACTTCAACATCCATCTTTAAAGAAACATTTAGACAGCCAAGATGTGATCTATCTAGGTGCATTAGGTCAAACGGTATGGCCAACCTCATCCGTTCGCACGGTATGGTTACCTCAATCGAACCTTTTCTTAAAACTCTCTATTGATGTGCGAATTACCAGTTTCATTCGTAATAATCCAATGGATGAAATGGAACGTGCCATTGATGCGAGCAAAATCATTATCAATCACAAGATTAATGAGCAATATCCTGACCTTGTGATTCTGCCAGAATTAGAGGCAAAAACAGTCAAAATTCCTGAGCTTGAAAGTTCATTTGGCATTATTTATAGAGCTGGGCTAACTCCTGATGTATTAGAAAATACCAGAATGCTGGGCGGCTTAGTTGAAGAAAACGAAAACCATGAGATTCCTCTCTTCAGTTTTATTCAACAAGCAGCGCCTAACCAAAATCTACAATCGAACGATGCCAAAGACTTCATTACTTTTTGGTGGAAGCAGTACGTTAAAGTTTCACTCATTCCATTAATTGAATTGTTTGCAAACAAAGGCATTAGCGTAGAAGCACACATGCAAAACAGTTTAATGGAGTTCAAAAATGGCTATCCACATCGCCTTATTCTTCGAGATATGGAAGGCATTAGCATAGTTCCAGAAATGATAGAAGATGACTCATCTATTTCTGAAGATAGTACTGTTTGGTTCTCTCAAAAAGATGCATGGACGTTTTTAAAATATTACCTCGTGATCAATCACATTGCTCATCTCATTAGTGCAATTGCACGAGTTACGGCAATTGAAGAATCTGAACTTTGGCAAGCCACCCGCCTTACACTCACACAAGAAAACTTTACTGCCAAAGGCCAGCAGTACTGCGATTTATTAATTAATTCACTCACATTACCAATCAAGGCAAATATGTTAAATACGCTCTACCACAGTGGTGGCAATCCAATCTGGATTGAAGTTGAAAACCCTATTTATAAATATCGCGGCGCAGAAGCACTTTGCCCTCTTCAACCAACTCAACAAACCAATTATAAAACCCTCGCGGAAAATCGCGTGATGGGTCAATTATTAGAAGCACTCATTTTTGAAAATACATTTAAATACGAATTTTCTAAAGGTCAGATCAAATTCTATATTTCCGATACCGTTTTTTATACCTGCGCGGCTAAACAACATTTTAGTTTTAAACGAATTAAGTTAAATCCTTCGAGCTTAGTCCGTTCTGATATTACATTAGACGCGGAAACTCACCCTAACTTAAAAACACTACTTGCCGATCTAAAAAATATTATTGAAGCAGACCCAGTTAAATGGCAAAACTTTAATGATGAGCTCAATTTAACTTACGTTAAACATGCGCAGACTTTGAGCCAAGCGCCTGCTCAACCTTTAAGAAATTTGCCTTACTTAGAACAAGAAGCACGGATTACCAACGCACATTTATATCATCCGAGTTTTAAATCTCGTATTGGCTTCGATTTAAAAGAAAATCAAAAATATGCCCCTGAGCTTTCTGAAGGTTTTACGGTTCAATGGGTGGCAACTCACAATAGTTTATGCAAACTGGTTTTAAGTGAAACGATTAACTTAGAACAGCTTTATAAACAGCATTTTTCAGAAAAAGATCTACAAGCCATTAATGATCAATTAAAAGAGCAAAATGTAGATTTTAAAGATTATATCCTCACTCCAATTCACCCATGGCAGTGGGATAAAATTATTGAATTATATTATCAAGATGCAATCAGCAACCAACTGATCATCCCGTTAGATATTGAAGGTCCGACTTATTTACCACAGCAGTCGATTCGAACCTTATCAAATATTAGCGATATCTCGGCACTTTCTCTCAAGTTGGCAATGAACTTAGTCAATACCTCGACCTCTCGTGTATTAGCACCACACACCGTTCAAAATGCGGCAAAAATGAGCGACTGGCTTTATAACATTGTTGAACAAGACCATATTTTAGAAAAACAGCGCAAGCCTGTTATTTTAAGAGAGATTGGCGGTCTTTCGGTTAACCAGCAGATTGCTTTGCCTGTTCAATACGGCGCACTTGCCTGCATTTGGCGCGAAAGTATTTACAGCTACTTAAAAGATGGCGAATCGGCCACTCCAGTAACGGGCTTAATGCAACTCGATACTGACCAAAAACCTCTCATTGATGAGTGGATTCAAGAGTACGGTATTGAGTTCTGGTTAGAAAAGTTACTCACCAATGCTTATTTACCTATCATGCATATTTTATGGTGCCACGGCCTCGCTTTAGAGTCACATGCACAAAACATGGTTCTGATTCATAAAAATGGCTTACCCGTTAAAGCGGCCTTGAAAGATTTCCACGATGGAATTCGTTTTAGTCGTCATCTTTTACGCGAGCCAAATCTTTTACCTAACTTGCAAGATGCACCAAAAGAGCATGCCAAAATTAATCCGAACTCTTTCTTAGAAACCCACTCTCCAAATGAGTTAAGAGACTTCACGCAAGATGCACTTTGGTTTGTAAATTTGGCCGAGTTAGCAATTTTCTTAAATGAACATTATGACTTCGATGAAATCAAATTCTGGACCATGTTAAGAAGCATCATCAATCAACACAAAGAAGCTCACCCAGAGTTTGCCGAGCGATATGAATTGTTTAACTTTACAGATGACACCATTGATATTGAACAGCTCGCAAGCCGCCGTTTCCTTCCAGAAATTCGCTTAAGAGTACAAACTACACCGAACCCGCTCAGCCTCATTAAGGAAATTGAATATGAATAA
- a CDS encoding MFS transporter, whose translation MRSSRLDHFIILLCQFFSTFGLMVLIPIMPLYMEKLTAHMSAPTIWAGLALAAPAIGSLFTAPIVGHLSDTFGHKKALLLSLAGFCISILLMASAQHLYLFIFARILLGFCGLSVILNAYVSYLSNEQQRGAAFGQLQSSVALACLCGPVLGGIFMDQWRVEVLLNATAFVVITLIVIASIVLTNPVKNKVSKTKENSKLPAFFDKTIFSWLSAGILVQAGGFGLVSCFVLYISEISQSIHSSLSTASLTGTIHALSWGAAFIAATYWGKRNDDKGDSFNNFVYASLICGITIFALIWVSNLWLILVLRLIQGFCFAALIPSILHTISLKAGTQSQGKVIGISNSAFVLGQLIGPITITLTYSFFNITAALICTSLFFIGAGLVVILNRFLMDTILEEAQE comes from the coding sequence ATGCGCTCATCTCGCCTAGATCATTTCATTATTTTGCTCTGTCAGTTTTTTTCCACTTTTGGGCTCATGGTGCTTATTCCGATCATGCCGCTTTATATGGAAAAACTGACGGCGCATATGAGTGCTCCTACTATCTGGGCAGGTTTGGCACTCGCAGCTCCCGCCATTGGTAGTTTATTTACTGCACCGATTGTGGGTCACCTATCCGACACATTCGGCCATAAAAAAGCCTTGTTACTGTCACTGGCTGGTTTCTGTATTTCAATACTGCTTATGGCCAGTGCCCAGCATTTATACCTATTTATTTTTGCGCGAATTTTACTCGGTTTTTGCGGTCTTTCAGTCATTTTAAATGCTTATGTTTCATATCTTTCCAATGAACAACAACGAGGTGCTGCTTTTGGGCAACTGCAAAGTAGTGTTGCACTAGCTTGTTTATGTGGTCCCGTGCTCGGCGGGATATTTATGGATCAATGGCGGGTTGAAGTATTACTCAACGCGACAGCATTTGTTGTGATAACACTCATTGTGATTGCGTCAATTGTATTAACCAATCCCGTTAAAAACAAAGTTTCAAAAACCAAAGAAAACTCTAAGCTTCCAGCTTTCTTTGATAAAACGATTTTTTCATGGTTAAGCGCTGGCATTTTGGTTCAAGCTGGCGGCTTTGGTTTAGTGTCTTGCTTCGTTTTATACATTAGTGAAATAAGCCAAAGCATTCATTCATCATTATCTACTGCAAGCTTAACCGGAACAATTCATGCGCTTTCATGGGGAGCCGCTTTTATTGCGGCAACCTATTGGGGGAAGCGAAATGATGATAAAGGAGATTCTTTTAATAACTTCGTTTATGCATCTTTAATTTGCGGTATCACGATTTTCGCATTGATATGGGTATCTAACCTCTGGCTGATTCTTGTATTAAGACTCATACAAGGTTTTTGCTTTGCAGCCCTTATTCCTTCGATCTTACACACAATTTCTCTAAAAGCTGGCACTCAAAGCCAAGGAAAAGTGATTGGCATTTCTAACAGTGCCTTTGTCTTAGGACAACTTATTGGCCCAATCACCATCACGCTCACTTACTCATTTTTCAATATTACTGCCGCATTAATCTGCACCTCACTATTTTTTATCGGTGCGGGATTAGTGGTGATTTTGAACAGATTCTTAATGGATACAATTTTAGAAGAGGCACAAGAATGA
- a CDS encoding IucA/IucC family protein, whose amino-acid sequence MENYGDFKDHISYKKPYLAITLNDELELYFSCLKVDGVNPFYITQPEVLLHNLLSNTTSKISISEVFNYLTQASWWPSPYHQKAIDYWIDNLVTAEKIPQILQSALSFSSPLMTSELLSLVADRPFHPFAHSKGELAPLTTQKEIEVYWWAFKKDDVINNMESIPHKELLLSEVEDKHITEKMAELSDDYLALPLLETQHRYLKFDENKYGGIDLNHVTTIGLPTSSLRTLIHNVNPTLHLKLSTNAKTLGAIRSMPGRYLMNGHTAYDFLNEVINETSLLKNRLFLSNETHWWVLGKQEPIVKNLGVIGCQVRHLPVFCQDLNVTPITMSALSCTYVDPWETLGVEGDKWSLLKDLSVHFIQTFLTLWSKGIMPECHGQNTMVCYENNKFKCFVLRDHDTLRICTTAIEESGFTPPVYTIDTSTPNNLIFTKNEDLFNYFITLGIQINLYPIALATLKYTDRTESDFWEMVQDIIQGFVETQPISEQTKSQIQTYLFDNKTWPFKQLLTPLLAQESDSTGMPSKIGTTPNPYHSLSVSSYETMDI is encoded by the coding sequence ATGGAGAATTATGGAGATTTTAAAGATCATATTTCCTATAAAAAGCCTTATTTGGCAATTACTCTCAATGATGAGTTGGAACTCTATTTCAGCTGTTTAAAAGTAGATGGTGTAAATCCTTTCTATATTACTCAACCCGAAGTTTTGCTTCATAACCTGTTGAGCAATACAACTTCTAAAATTTCTATTTCTGAAGTTTTTAACTATTTAACCCAAGCATCTTGGTGGCCTTCACCATATCATCAAAAAGCGATTGATTACTGGATCGACAACTTAGTAACGGCTGAAAAAATTCCTCAAATTTTACAGTCAGCCCTTTCATTTTCTTCGCCTTTAATGACCAGTGAATTGCTATCGCTGGTAGCTGATCGTCCATTTCATCCGTTCGCTCACTCAAAAGGTGAACTCGCACCGCTCACAACTCAAAAAGAAATTGAAGTGTATTGGTGGGCTTTTAAAAAAGATGACGTAATCAACAATATGGAGTCCATTCCTCATAAAGAGCTTCTGTTATCAGAAGTTGAGGATAAACATATTACTGAAAAAATGGCTGAGCTTTCAGATGACTACTTAGCCCTGCCTTTGCTAGAGACTCAACATCGCTATTTAAAGTTTGATGAAAATAAGTACGGCGGTATTGACCTAAACCATGTCACCACAATTGGTTTACCGACTTCTTCATTAAGAACTCTTATTCACAATGTAAACCCTACTCTGCACTTAAAACTCTCGACCAATGCCAAAACATTAGGTGCAATCCGCTCTATGCCAGGCCGTTATTTAATGAATGGTCATACGGCTTATGATTTTTTAAATGAAGTCATTAATGAAACTTCTTTATTAAAAAATCGCCTCTTTTTGAGTAATGAAACGCATTGGTGGGTGCTGGGTAAACAAGAGCCTATTGTAAAAAATTTAGGTGTAATCGGCTGCCAAGTCAGACATTTACCTGTTTTTTGCCAAGATCTAAACGTTACACCAATCACCATGTCAGCTTTAAGCTGTACGTATGTTGACCCTTGGGAAACTTTAGGCGTTGAAGGTGACAAATGGTCATTATTAAAAGACTTAAGTGTTCATTTTATTCAAACATTCTTAACCCTTTGGTCAAAAGGCATCATGCCTGAATGCCACGGGCAAAACACCATGGTGTGTTATGAAAACAATAAGTTTAAATGTTTTGTTTTACGTGACCACGATACCTTAAGAATATGCACCACAGCCATTGAAGAAAGTGGTTTTACACCTCCGGTTTATACCATCGATACCAGCACGCCAAACAATCTTATCTTTACTAAAAATGAAGACTTATTTAATTACTTCATTACCTTAGGGATTCAAATTAACCTCTACCCGATTGCTTTAGCTACTTTGAAATATACGGATCGTACAGAAAGCGATTTTTGGGAAATGGTTCAAGACATTATTCAAGGTTTTGTAGAAACCCAACCGATTTCAGAACAAACAAAATCACAAATTCAAACCTATCTTTTTGACAATAAGACTTGGCCATTCAAACAACTACTTACACCTTTACTTGCACAAGAAAGCGATTCAACAGGCATGCCAAGTAAAATCGGAACCACGCCAAACCCTTATCACAGCTTATCTGTTTCTAGCTATGAGACCATGGATATCTAA
- the sbnB gene encoding 2,3-diaminopropionate biosynthesis protein SbnB codes for MSNLATLRYLSQSDLLNLGANHSNSFIEAITEGLTLHANKQFVQPLKPYLRWQGADHIADRIIAMPCYLGGNNPIAGIKWIGSRQHNPKKFNIPRASALIVLNDSETNYPVAVMEGSLISAMRTAAITGVSIKYLAKKDFSDITVIGCGPIAQMQIKTVLEQYTQVKKIHLFDVNPEAAEKLKALFLSEYPHLEIEIHGSAKSAIQQADVLITCTVSDKPYIPFEWLKKGCFVSNISIMDIEPDVFLKVDKVIVDDWDQSNREKKVINVLVEDGLFSREKLHAELGDIIIGHKNGREHEDEIILLNPMGMAIDDIVCAKWFFNAAQEQNIGTVLPLL; via the coding sequence ATGAGCAATTTGGCTACCCTTCGTTACCTGAGTCAATCAGATTTATTAAATCTTGGCGCAAATCATAGTAATTCATTTATTGAAGCTATTACTGAAGGTTTAACCCTGCATGCAAATAAACAGTTTGTACAACCCTTAAAACCTTATCTTCGCTGGCAAGGTGCAGACCATATTGCTGACCGTATTATTGCTATGCCTTGCTATTTAGGTGGCAATAACCCGATTGCTGGAATCAAATGGATTGGTTCAAGACAACACAACCCTAAAAAATTCAATATTCCACGTGCCAGCGCACTGATTGTTTTAAATGACTCAGAAACAAATTATCCAGTCGCAGTAATGGAAGGCAGCTTAATCAGTGCAATGCGAACTGCTGCAATTACGGGTGTTTCGATTAAGTATTTAGCAAAAAAAGACTTTTCAGATATTACTGTGATTGGTTGCGGACCAATTGCTCAAATGCAGATTAAGACTGTACTTGAACAATACACTCAAGTGAAAAAAATACATTTATTTGATGTAAATCCTGAAGCCGCTGAAAAACTCAAAGCATTATTCCTTTCCGAATATCCACATCTAGAAATTGAAATTCATGGCAGTGCCAAATCTGCAATTCAACAAGCCGATGTCCTCATTACCTGCACAGTTTCAGATAAGCCTTACATTCCATTTGAGTGGCTTAAAAAAGGCTGCTTTGTTTCAAATATTTCGATTATGGATATTGAGCCTGACGTCTTCTTAAAAGTTGACAAAGTTATTGTAGATGACTGGGATCAATCAAACCGAGAAAAGAAAGTCATCAATGTGCTGGTTGAAGATGGCTTATTCAGCCGTGAAAAACTACATGCTGAACTTGGTGACATCATTATTGGTCATAAAAACGGTCGTGAACACGAAGATGAAATCATTTTGCTCAACCCAATGGGCATGGCGATTGATGACATTGTCTGCGCTAAGTGGTTCTTCAATGCCGCACAAGAACAAAATATTGGCACGGTTCTACCGCTTTTATAA